The following are encoded in a window of Psilocybe cubensis strain MGC-MH-2018 chromosome 4, whole genome shotgun sequence genomic DNA:
- a CDS encoding Thioredoxin domain-containing protein 5, which translates to MHLPSGLHLIISSLLFSTSIAAAAIPDASSSLVAARDSTKLHTYSSSSPSGIELDPSTFSETIKEGLWFIEHFSPYCGHCKHFKPTWQQLVLDTRAKGEDGLGGGEVPEVGMGVVDCTLHGDLCDANKVTGYPTLLMFHDGKIVDQFKKARELEDLKAFMKRHVKAAAPPPPPPPPPVAPVQPPAAEAVKQPPAVTLNPNINPNGEVLSLTPSSFTSIMATGPTFVKFFAPWCGHCKKLAPTWKQLARHMKGRVNIVEVNCDDHTSLCKQEGVQGYPTLMWYANRGAKGYEYNSGRKIDQLKAFTDKASSAGVQVLAESADLDKHIAEEEVLYLLLHSPTDTEILRVIRGASSVLLGSPQIFASSDPALHTRYSIPAGSPWALVALKDHDAKTPSSIHYGSSPSSLYTSSSSDESKKLNRWLLTHRLPTTTELTRDTFQSVMNAPQSPLVVLCFSPERTQDAVMRRLKDIGAKWRHRTEGSGIVHGKEVVFAWMDEDKWTDWMKSMYGLAKRPEIEGQGDLDTVRVVIADHSKLVYYNTDHAGNAIRFTSSSSMFAAVDDAASGKSKAHNSEGTIERMARYLNNKMQSLESFVIEKPFHSLFILIAFFALAFVVITRLVNSDVSSAQNEWKELKGRSGRLD; encoded by the exons ATGCATCTCCCAAGTGGATTGCATTTAATAATCTCGTCGCTACTATTCTCGACGTCCATAGCCGCTGCTGCCATCCCGGATGCATCCTCATCGCTGGTAGCCGCTCGAGACTCAACTAAGCTACATAcatattcatcttcatcaccGTCGGGCATCGAGCTCGACCCATCGACATTCTCAGAGACCATCAAAGAGGGGTTATGGTTCATCGAACACTTTTCACCATATTGCGGACATTGTAAACACTTCAAACCGACATGGCAACAACTAGTACTTGATACGAGGGCTAAGGGCGAAGATGGACTTGGGGGAGGCGAAGTGCCAGAGGTTGGAATGGGAGTTGTTGATTGCACTCTCCACGGTG ACCTGTGCGACGCGAATAAAGTCACAGGATACCCTACGCTACTTATGTTCCACGACGGGAAGATCGTAGACCAATTTAAAAAAGCCAGAGAGCTGGAGGACCTTAAAGCGTTCATGAAGAGACACGTCAAAGCAGCTgcacctccccctccccctccccctccacctGTAGCTCCCGTTCAACCCCCTGCTGCGGAAGCTGTAAAACAGCCCCCTGCTGTGACTCTCAACCCAAACATCAACCCCAACGGCGAAGTTCTCTCTCTTACTCCTTCCTCATTCACGTCGATCATGGCCACCGGCCCAACGTTTGTAAAATTCTTCGCACCGTGGTGCGGGCACTGCAAGAAACTTGCGCCAACATGGAAGCAGCTCGCGAGGCATATGAAGGGCAGGGTGAACATCGTTGAAGTCAATTGCGACGACCATACTTCTTTGTGCAAGCAAGAAGGTGTGCAGGGCTACCCAACTCTGATGTGGTATGCAAACCGGGGTGCCAAAGGCTACGAATATAACAGTGGAAGGAAAATAGACCAGTTGAAGGCATTTACAGATAAGGCCAGTTCTGC GGGAGTTCAAGTTCTTGCTGAATCTGCAGACTTGGACAAACATAttgctgaagaagaagtgcTCTACTTGCTGTTACATTCTCCCACTGACACCGAAATTCTT CGCGTGATTCGTGGGGCATCATCTGTTCTCCTGGGCTCTCCTCAAATCTTTGCCTCTTCCGATCCAGCTCTGCACACTCGCTACTCCATTCCAGCTGGCTCCCCGTGGGCGCTCGTTGCACTCAAGGATCACGACGCCAAAACACCCTCATCAATCCACTACGGATCGTCCCCATCTTCTCTCTAtacttcttcatcgtcggaCGAATCTAAAAAGCTTAACCGCTGGCTTCTCACCCACCGCTTACCCACTACAACTGAACTCACTCGGGATACCTTCCAGAGTGTAATGAATGCACCCCAATCACCACTTGTAGTACTCTGCTTCTCGCCAGAGAGGACACAAGACGCGGTGATGCGCCGACTGAAGGATATCGGGGCCAAGTGGAGGCATAGAACAGAGGGAAGCGGCATCGTGCACGGAAAGGAAGTTGTGTTTGCCTGGATGGACGAGGATAAGTGGACGGATTGGATGAAAAGTATGTACGGGCTCGCCAAGCGCCCTGAGATTGAGGGACAGGGAGATCTGGATACTGTGAGGGTTGTTATTGCCGATCATAGT AAATTGGTTTATTATAACACTGATCATGCTGGTAACGCTATACGCTTCACGTCATCTTCGAGCATGTTTGCTGCCGTTGATGATGCTGCCAGTGGTAAGTCGAAGGCTCACAACTCCGAGGGAACTATCGAGCGTATGGCCAGA TATCTCAACAACAAAATGCAATCTCTCGAATCATTTGTCATTGAAAAACCATTCCACTCCTTGTTTATTCTTATCGCATTCTTTGCTCTCGCATTCGTGGTGATTACAAGATTGGTTAATTCGGATGTCAGCAGCGCCCAGAACGAGTGGAAAGAGTTGAAGGGTCGAAGTGGGAGGTTGGATTGA
- a CDS encoding Glutathione S-transferase-like protein ustS, whose amino-acid sequence MSIIFYDIPSTSPGYSVSPNTWRTRYCLNLKGLPYTTEWVEFPDIKTLYEKLGVPPTSKTLDGNPHYTLPMIYDPSTQKYISDSLAIAQYLDAQYPGTAESGRGTIFPSGSAGVIQNFAETAIPLMMDARYLITWSLFRKLNLSNATYYRALREATFGMKMEELVPDDKLVNEIATLEGIMKEIDTLYSNTNKGEGTYLVGDVISWGDIMLAAVLVIFRISWGEDSELWKQLTSWHNGRWGKLMESMNRYE is encoded by the exons ATGTCAATTATCTTCTACGATATACCGTCCACATCACCTGGGTACTCTGTCTCCCCAAACACCTGGAGGACAAG ATACTGCCTCAACCTGAAAGGTCTTCCATACACCACCGAATGGGTCGAGTTTCCTGACATCAAAACCCTGTACGAAAAATTGGGTGTGCCACCAACATCTAAAACACTTGACGGGAACCCGCACTACACTCTTCCCATGATCTACGATCCTTCCACGCAGAAATACATCTCAGACTCGCTTGCGATCGCTCAGTATCTGGACGCGCAGTATCCAGGCACCGCAGAATCTGGCAGAGGGACGATATTCCCCAGTGGTTCTGCTGGAGTGATTCAGAACTTTGCTGAAACTGCGATACCATTGATGATGGATGCGCGATACCTTATCACCTGGAGTCTCTTTAGGAAACTGAATCTGAGCAATGCGACGTATTATCGTGCGCTTCGAGAGGCGACCTTTGGTATGAAGATGGAAGAGCTCGTGCCGGATGATAAGCTCGTTAACGAGATAGCCACTCTTGAAGGTATCATGAAGGAAATTGACACTCTGTATTCAAATACGAATAAAGGGGAGGGGACGTATCTCGTTGGGGACGTGATCTCATGGGGTGATATTATGCTTGCGGCGGTATTGGTCATTTTTAGGATTTCTTGGGGAGAGGATAGCGAGCTTTGGAAGCAATTGACTTCATGGCATAATGGACGGTGGGGGAAGCTTATGGAGAGTATGAATCGATATGAGTAG